A genomic region of Chlorobaculum parvum NCIB 8327 contains the following coding sequences:
- a CDS encoding DUF4292 domain-containing protein, which translates to MKRVIRAMFFMVLLIAAGCSQMRTVSRLPSAPGESVTLTPELERLYRQVASHTSKVEALDGYADLYLTTPKRKAKAYCNVQLRKSQDARLIVSAGILGWPVADLWIRPDSLFVNDMLNNRMLVGRNSGENLGKIIGLRSSFGKLTETLFGVPDMTEPVSAIESVRMVGDLVCYKVRSSSGAKELFVDAMSKELNGITYFDLYGRKTAEFRFADYQMKQQGSSELMVPREIDMTLFPDAPPDGSRSLKVVYDERVINPEHFSIRFKKPSKARTVNLDEVEQLPWL; encoded by the coding sequence ATGAAGAGAGTTATTCGAGCGATGTTTTTTATGGTTCTGCTGATTGCGGCTGGTTGCTCCCAGATGCGCACCGTTTCCCGGTTGCCATCGGCGCCGGGTGAGTCGGTGACGCTGACGCCTGAACTTGAAAGGCTCTACCGCCAGGTTGCATCCCACACCAGCAAGGTTGAGGCGCTTGACGGCTATGCCGATCTTTATCTTACGACGCCGAAGCGCAAGGCCAAGGCGTACTGTAATGTTCAGCTTCGCAAATCGCAGGATGCCCGCCTCATCGTGAGTGCCGGCATTCTCGGCTGGCCTGTTGCCGACCTCTGGATCCGTCCCGATTCGCTGTTCGTCAACGATATGCTGAACAACAGAATGCTGGTTGGCCGCAACAGCGGAGAGAATCTCGGCAAGATTATCGGTCTTAGAAGCAGTTTCGGCAAGCTGACCGAAACGCTGTTTGGTGTTCCTGATATGACCGAGCCGGTCAGTGCGATCGAATCGGTCAGAATGGTAGGGGATCTGGTATGCTACAAGGTTCGCTCAAGCAGTGGCGCCAAGGAGCTGTTTGTCGATGCGATGTCGAAAGAGCTGAATGGGATTACCTATTTCGATCTTTACGGCCGCAAGACTGCCGAGTTCCGGTTTGCCGATTATCAGATGAAGCAGCAGGGTTCGTCAGAGCTGATGGTGCCCAGAGAGATCGATATGACGCTGTTTCCCGATGCTCCCCCTGATGGATCGAGAAGCCTGAAAGTGGTGTATGATGAACGGGTGATCAATCCGGAGCACTTTTCCATCCGGTTCAAGAAACCTTCTAAAGCCCGTACGGTCAATCTGGATGAAGTCGAGCAGTTGCCCTGGTTGTGA